In the Candidatus Bathyarchaeia archaeon genome, AGATAAATTACTGTGCCCGTTGAAGCGCAAAGAGTTCTCTGATGGTTTTTAGGAGTTTTAAGTGATGTTTTTCGTCGCCGATTATGCTAACAAAAATACTCTTGACGTGATTTAAATTCAGGTTGTAGGAGTGCTCAAACTCTTTGACAACAAACTCTAACGTCTTCATCTGAACAAAAATGTTGTACTCTTCACCCAAGATCGTTTCAAAGACATCCAGCTTATCCATCACAGGGGCAATTCTTCCTCGGAAAAGTCGCCCATCGCAGCAACCTCACGACGCATTTTTCTAACCAAAGACCACGCTTCCCCCACCTGCGTCTCGCAATGTTTAGGGTTCGCCTTTGATTTTGCGATGCTTTCGCTAAGTCCAGCAACGAGGAGAGCATGTTTTTTGCTGTCTAGGGCAATTTCCATTACAAGAGCGTGGATTAGAGGGGGTTTGACCTTTTTTGCAACTGACCGGTAAAGGAGGTATGTTTCGTTTTCCAACAGGCTTAAGCAGTTGAGAAAGGAAGTTGAGGATTTGATGGTAATTCCGCCGTTGACCATTACGCAGCACTAAATAGGCTTGAGGGTTCACTTTGTAGATATAACTTGTGAATTCACACTCAACAAACATCGGCAATGACGGATAAACCTTGAATTGGCAGTCGCCAAATAATTTTGTATCTGAATTCTAAATTCTGAACAGCTTTATGGAAGAACAAAACAGTACCAATGAAGGTGAAAACTTGACAACGTGGGATTCACTGCACCAAGAACACGGAGAAATCTTTGTCAAAATGAACATCCTTGAAAAAGCATTGGCAGACCTTCTGCAGAAGCATACAGAAGAGCAAGTGGATAGGACGTTGGAGCAGCAAAAAGAATTCCTTGAAGCCTTCAAGCAGGGGTTAAGTTTACATTTTACTGTTGAGGAGAAAGCGCTTTTTCCTGAAATGAAACAGATTGGCAAAATTGCGGAATCTTTGGTGGATGAGCTTTTGGTTCAGCACCGATCCATAGTGGGCAAGTATGAAGGAATTGCGGAGCGGTCGAATAGTAATGTGGAAAGAAGAACAAACCTGCGTAGCTTGGTGCAAGAATTAATTACTCACACCAAAAAAGAAGAAGAGTCCGTGTACCCTTTGGTTAAGCAGATGAGCAGGGAACAACTCGAAGTAGTAGACCGCACCGCGAAACAGCTTGGATACCAAGTATAAACACATCACCAAGACACAAAGACCGTTATCTAAAGGGTCAGCCCGAAAAAAGCGAGCTTTTTGTGCCTGAAACGCGGGCAGTTTAGTTACCTTTTTTAATGTCTGAGATGATTCTGGTACGTTAGACTGCGGGTTCGTAGCCTAGCACGGATTAAGGTGTCGGCCTTCGGAGCCGGAGATCGTGGGTTCAAATCCCACCGGACCCGCTTTAATATAACCACATTTACACTGCAAGCCATTTTTTCTCTTTTTCTTTTTTGTCTTTTAAGGTGAGGGATTTCTATTGCTAAGCTCGATTAAACCTGAGGTGACAGCGCAAAAGGAGGTTAATCGGCAGAGCAGAATATCAGCACGCATACGCCTGCTCAGTTCATCCAACCAGATGAGCAGGATTTATCAGGCTTACCGTGTGAAAAGACCATATGAGAGGTTTTTTTCCAAAACGAGTCATCTTCTGAAGTGAAAACTGAAAAAAAGAGGCATAAAAAAGATTGTTGGCTTTCAATTCCCAGTCTTGGGATTAACCATTGAAGCTAACATTGCATTTGTTGAAAATCAAAAGGCACGTTTTGTGAATGAACAAAAGTTAAGAAGGTATGAGGAAAAAAGGTAGTTTATTAGTTATTTTCTTCGTTTAAGAACTAATGCGATTGCGGCGGTTATGCCGACGA is a window encoding:
- a CDS encoding hemerythrin domain-containing protein, with amino-acid sequence MTTWDSLHQEHGEIFVKMNILEKALADLLQKHTEEQVDRTLEQQKEFLEAFKQGLSLHFTVEEKALFPEMKQIGKIAESLVDELLVQHRSIVGKYEGIAERSNSNVERRTNLRSLVQELITHTKKEEESVYPLVKQMSREQLEVVDRTAKQLGYQV